A single genomic interval of Acidobacteriota bacterium harbors:
- a CDS encoding PLP-dependent aminotransferase family protein produces MRVGTNKHVDPSKWPIASHVVDLETSIIREILKISSQPGVISFAGGLPAPEMFPLQDLARIACEVLEKYGAAAVQYSLSSGILPLRELIAKRANDHGIPTDVSNLLVTAGAQQAIELVARAFVEPGDYILTENPTYVGAMQAFNYYRARYATVEMDSDGIITDQVAKVLKKYPIKLIYTVSNFQNPTGITMSHARRTELVALAAEHGIPIVDDNPYGDIRFTGQPVPTLKAMGGDDVISLQTFSKVIAPGLRVGWMNGHKSIIAQFEKVKQCADLHTGTLVQYIVYEFVNQGLLEPHIEKIKADYRAKGELMLKTMEETFPSSITWTRPEGGLFLWVELPRGMSAKDLLPKAVEMKVAYVYGEPMFPNGGGENTLRLNFSNAGREDIVEGIKRLAKLFSEHA; encoded by the coding sequence ATGCGTGTCGGTACGAATAAACATGTAGATCCCAGTAAATGGCCGATTGCCTCGCACGTTGTTGATCTGGAGACGTCGATCATTCGAGAGATCCTGAAGATCTCGTCTCAGCCGGGTGTTATTTCATTCGCGGGCGGTCTGCCGGCGCCGGAGATGTTCCCGCTTCAAGACCTGGCGCGGATTGCCTGTGAAGTTCTCGAAAAGTACGGTGCTGCCGCCGTGCAGTACAGCCTCTCGTCCGGCATTCTTCCCTTGCGCGAGTTGATCGCCAAGCGAGCCAACGACCACGGTATTCCCACCGATGTCAGTAATCTGCTTGTAACGGCCGGCGCTCAGCAGGCGATCGAGCTGGTGGCTCGCGCCTTTGTCGAACCGGGGGACTACATACTGACGGAGAACCCGACCTACGTCGGCGCCATGCAGGCGTTCAATTATTACCGCGCCCGTTATGCGACCGTCGAGATGGACAGTGACGGTATTATTACCGATCAGGTAGCGAAGGTATTGAAGAAGTACCCCATCAAGCTCATCTATACCGTCTCCAATTTCCAGAATCCCACCGGGATTACGATGTCGCATGCGCGCCGCACCGAACTGGTCGCGCTGGCCGCGGAACACGGAATCCCGATTGTGGATGACAACCCGTACGGAGACATCCGTTTTACCGGCCAACCCGTGCCCACGCTCAAGGCCATGGGTGGCGATGACGTGATCTCGCTGCAAACGTTCTCCAAAGTGATAGCCCCGGGACTTCGTGTCGGCTGGATGAACGGCCACAAGAGCATCATCGCGCAGTTCGAGAAGGTCAAGCAGTGCGCCGACCTGCATACGGGCACGCTGGTTCAGTACATCGTCTATGAATTCGTCAACCAGGGGTTGCTGGAGCCGCACATCGAGAAGATCAAGGCAGACTACCGGGCCAAGGGGGAGTTGATGCTCAAGACGATGGAGGAGACGTTTCCCTCCTCCATTACGTGGACCCGTCCGGAAGGTGGCCTGTTCCTGTGGGTCGAGCTGCCGCGGGGCATGTCGGCCAAGGACCTGCTGCCCAAAGCGGTCGAGATGAAAGTGGCGTACGTCTATGGCGAGCCGATGTTCCCGAACGGCGGCGGCGAGAATACCCTGCGACTGAACTTCTCGAACGCCGGCAGGGAGGATATCGTGGAAGGCATCAAACGCCTGGCCAAACTGTTCTCCGAGCACGCGTGA
- the dapF gene encoding diaminopimelate epimerase codes for MEIRFRKYHALGNDFLVVEKRHTRLPRRGFPRLARLMCHRRTGVGADGLIYLSADRATDGAIDIYNADGGWAQKSGNGLRIAAVHRRLTYRKQRVFSFRTGSGIDRVTLGRRIPGGYVATAQLGKPDFLTARVPVRTRRKYLINSPLKVGPLSLPVTCLSVGNPHTVLLVDNLDFDWKQLGGDIENAPPFPEGTNVEFVKVLSRRRLRVGEWERGAGATCSSGTGAAAAACAMVMLGLVDRRCRVEFEAGVLAVDWSADTNIIELTGPARFVMEGSFAFQ; via the coding sequence ATGGAAATCAGATTCAGAAAGTACCATGCGCTGGGCAATGACTTTCTCGTCGTCGAGAAACGGCACACGCGGCTGCCTCGCCGAGGATTTCCTCGACTGGCGCGGCTGATGTGCCATCGCCGGACCGGCGTCGGTGCCGACGGCCTCATCTACCTGTCGGCCGACAGAGCCACGGATGGCGCCATTGACATATACAATGCCGACGGCGGCTGGGCACAGAAATCAGGCAACGGGCTGCGTATCGCGGCGGTTCATCGGAGACTGACGTACCGAAAGCAGCGGGTTTTCTCGTTTCGGACGGGCAGCGGAATCGATCGAGTGACGCTCGGTCGGCGCATTCCCGGCGGGTACGTCGCCACCGCGCAGCTTGGGAAGCCGGATTTTCTGACCGCTCGGGTGCCCGTCAGGACGCGGCGCAAGTACCTGATCAACAGTCCGCTGAAAGTCGGTCCGCTGAGTCTGCCGGTGACCTGCCTGTCGGTGGGCAACCCGCACACTGTCCTGCTTGTGGACAATCTCGATTTTGACTGGAAGCAACTCGGGGGAGACATCGAGAACGCCCCGCCATTCCCCGAGGGAACGAACGTCGAGTTCGTCAAGGTCCTCAGCCGGCGCCGGCTCCGGGTAGGCGAATGGGAACGCGGTGCCGGAGCCACGTGTTCTTCGGGAACAGGCGCCGCCGCGGCGGCGTGCGCAATGGTGATGCTCGGTCTGGTCGATCGACGATGCCGCGTCGAATTCGAGGCGGGAGTGCTCGCCGTCGACTGGAGTGCCGATACCAATATCATTGAGCTGACCGGGCCGGCGCGGTTCGTTATGGAAGGTTCTTTCGCGTTTCAATGA
- the trpD gene encoding anthranilate phosphoribosyltransferase, which translates to MIQELLKKVLAKGDLTRSEAQTAMNLIMDGKATSAQIAGLLIGLMQKGEATDEVAGFVDAMREHAVKIDIDDPHAVDGCGTGGDDSQTFNISTAAAIVTSAAGVTVAKHGNRSVSSRCGSADLLEATGGNIDPGPDRVAKAINEVGFGFLFAPRFHPAMKHAAATRRELGIRTVFNVLGPMTNPAGVKRQVIGVYDRTVMRLMIEVMKTTGSEHVIMAHSREGHDEFSMSSPTDYLELKDGRIAEHSVQPEDLGLKSYAPGSVAGGGSQTNLEILTRVLKGDAGPYRDAVLINAGAMIYVGGAAESIRDGLAAAAGAVDTGRAREVLEHWITHSNS; encoded by the coding sequence ATGATCCAAGAACTGCTGAAGAAAGTGCTGGCCAAGGGCGATCTGACACGGTCCGAGGCGCAGACAGCCATGAACCTGATCATGGACGGCAAGGCCACGTCGGCCCAGATTGCCGGTCTGCTGATCGGGCTGATGCAGAAAGGGGAGGCGACCGACGAGGTGGCCGGGTTTGTTGACGCCATGCGGGAGCACGCCGTAAAGATTGACATCGATGACCCGCACGCGGTTGACGGGTGCGGCACCGGCGGTGATGATTCGCAGACGTTTAACATTTCGACGGCCGCGGCGATCGTAACCTCGGCGGCGGGCGTCACGGTGGCCAAGCACGGCAACCGCTCGGTCAGTTCTCGCTGCGGCTCGGCGGACCTGCTGGAGGCAACCGGGGGCAACATCGATCCGGGCCCGGACAGGGTCGCGAAGGCGATCAATGAAGTCGGGTTCGGGTTTCTCTTTGCGCCGCGTTTTCACCCGGCCATGAAACACGCTGCGGCGACGCGCAGGGAACTCGGCATACGCACCGTGTTCAACGTTCTGGGACCGATGACCAACCCGGCCGGCGTCAAGAGACAGGTGATCGGGGTGTACGATCGTACGGTTATGCGCCTCATGATTGAGGTGATGAAAACCACGGGTTCGGAGCACGTTATCATGGCGCACTCGCGGGAGGGACACGACGAGTTCTCCATGTCCAGCCCCACCGACTACCTGGAGCTCAAGGACGGCCGCATAGCTGAGCACTCTGTGCAGCCGGAGGACCTCGGTCTCAAATCATACGCGCCGGGCTCAGTGGCGGGTGGTGGAAGCCAGACCAATCTCGAGATTCTCACGCGCGTGCTGAAGGGCGACGCGGGGCCGTACCGTGACGCGGTTCTGATTAACGCAGGCGCGATGATATACGTTGGCGGCGCAGCAGAGTCGATCCGGGATGGTCTTGCCGCCGCCGCCGGAGCCGTTGACACCGGTCGAGCCAGGGAAGTGCTTGAGCACTGGATTACTCACTCCAATAGTTAG
- a CDS encoding MFS transporter, with the protein MSSRNSHLATKPPSVEPLTRVRASLAEYVRHVRMFSRNARLYLTGSFLMAINFAVFQLLFNLYLRENGFAESAIGQVLSARGLGMVLIAVPAALLLSRIRLKPVLLLAGTLFAFFSAGMCVFLDLSHLRGLALLVGMAFSFYRVASGPFYMRNSSRLERTHLFSFSFAMMILANMVGSAGSGNLVTLMTSLTGDLILGYRYTLLLGILVGLTALIPFSMIKAAAPSAEENRITLTLSQLKRRGRFYVKISSANLLIGLGAGLIIPFLNLFFRDRFDLPPDRIGWYFFAVSCSMFFGTLSGPVLAKRLGLVRTIVITQLASIPFMFVLAYSYVLPLVVAAFVLRGGLMNLGVPISTNFGMEMAEKNEQGLVNALLMVSWTGSWMLSALIGGFVIERFGYTVALNVSIVLYVFSSLVYWGFFRNAERKREGARGWVIPERSEL; encoded by the coding sequence ATGTCATCCCGGAATTCACATCTTGCCACCAAACCGCCGTCCGTCGAGCCACTCACCAGAGTACGGGCGAGCCTGGCCGAGTACGTTCGGCACGTCCGGATGTTCTCACGGAACGCGCGACTTTACCTGACCGGCTCCTTTCTGATGGCGATCAACTTTGCCGTCTTCCAATTGCTGTTCAATCTGTACTTGCGGGAGAACGGGTTTGCGGAAAGCGCCATCGGGCAGGTGCTCTCGGCGCGCGGTCTCGGAATGGTCCTCATTGCCGTCCCGGCCGCTCTGCTGCTGAGCCGCATCCGTCTCAAGCCGGTCCTGCTCCTGGCCGGCACTCTCTTTGCCTTCTTCAGCGCCGGTATGTGCGTGTTCCTCGACCTGTCGCACCTGCGGGGCCTGGCTCTCCTGGTGGGCATGGCCTTCTCGTTCTACCGCGTGGCCTCGGGTCCGTTCTACATGCGGAACTCTTCACGGCTCGAGCGGACGCACCTGTTTTCATTCTCGTTCGCCATGATGATCCTGGCGAACATGGTCGGCTCGGCCGGTTCGGGAAACCTGGTGACCCTGATGACGTCGTTGACCGGCGACCTGATACTGGGATATCGCTACACTCTTCTTCTGGGCATACTTGTCGGTCTGACGGCTCTCATCCCGTTTTCAATGATTAAGGCCGCGGCGCCGTCGGCAGAGGAAAACCGGATCACTCTCACCTTGTCCCAGCTCAAGCGGCGGGGGCGTTTTTATGTCAAGATCAGTTCGGCCAACCTGCTGATCGGTCTCGGGGCAGGCCTGATAATCCCCTTTCTGAATCTCTTTTTCAGAGACCGGTTCGACCTGCCGCCGGATCGGATCGGCTGGTATTTCTTTGCGGTCTCCTGCTCCATGTTTTTCGGGACTCTTTCGGGTCCGGTACTGGCCAAGCGACTCGGGCTTGTCCGCACGATCGTCATCACGCAACTGGCCTCCATCCCCTTCATGTTCGTGCTTGCCTACAGTTACGTGCTTCCGCTGGTCGTGGCGGCCTTTGTTCTGCGCGGCGGCCTGATGAATCTCGGCGTGCCCATCAGCACTAATTTCGGTATGGAAATGGCCGAAAAGAACGAACAGGGTCTCGTCAACGCCCTGCTGATGGTTTCCTGGACCGGCTCCTGGATGCTGTCGGCACTGATCGGCGGATTTGTCATCGAACGATTCGGATATACCGTGGCACTCAATGTTTCTATCGTGCTTTATGTGTTCTCCTCGCTCGTATACTGGGGCTTTTTCCGGAATGCTGAACGGAAACGCGAAGGCGCTCGCGGTTGGGTTATCCCGGAACGGAGTGAATTGTGA
- the trpE gene encoding anthranilate synthase component I, protein MISLSEVRKLNRRANVIPVVARVPSDLETPVSAFMKLAASRHTSFLLESVEGGEKLARYSVLGYDPFLVIEGAGSQVLVRRGRQLRKFDARPHDFLRELFAVYRPVRLPGLPRFTGGAVGYFSYDCVRWMEKIPDDNADDIGLPEMMFGLYSRIIVFDHLRQEIVIIANIMHDRGEPGLVSKYREARKSVEGIVARLGRPLRRSVGRERVPRPRITAGCSPGEFERMVRKGKRYIKEGDIFQVVLSQRWRLDVTQSGLQVYRRLRRINPSPYMYFLKFGENAIIGSSPEMMVRVEDGVIETRPIAGTRPRGRDEREDERRIADLLSDSKELAEHTMLLDLGRNDIGRVSQAGSVAVREQMAIEKYSHVIHMVSSVTGRLKARLSPLEGHFACFPAGTVSGAPKIRAMEIIDELENRRRGVYAGSVAYLDFWGNLDSCIAIRTVVKRDDAFFVQAGAGIVADSRPRREYHETVAKASAMIEAVTGEKAP, encoded by the coding sequence ATGATTTCACTCTCAGAGGTACGCAAGCTCAACCGTCGGGCCAATGTTATTCCCGTTGTCGCCAGGGTACCATCCGACCTCGAGACACCGGTATCCGCCTTCATGAAGCTGGCCGCCAGCCGGCACACGTCGTTCCTGCTCGAGTCGGTTGAAGGCGGGGAGAAGCTCGCGCGGTACTCGGTTCTCGGCTACGATCCGTTCCTGGTCATCGAAGGGGCCGGCTCGCAGGTTCTGGTGCGCCGGGGCCGACAGCTGCGGAAGTTTGACGCCCGGCCTCACGACTTTCTTCGGGAACTGTTCGCCGTGTACCGCCCGGTGCGGCTGCCCGGGCTGCCGAGGTTTACCGGCGGCGCCGTGGGCTACTTTTCCTATGACTGCGTCCGCTGGATGGAGAAGATTCCCGACGACAACGCCGACGACATCGGGCTGCCGGAGATGATGTTCGGGCTCTACAGCCGTATCATCGTGTTCGACCACCTCAGGCAGGAAATCGTCATCATTGCCAACATCATGCACGACCGGGGGGAGCCGGGGCTGGTATCGAAGTACCGCGAGGCCCGAAAGAGCGTTGAGGGTATCGTGGCCCGCCTGGGCAGGCCGTTGCGAAGGTCGGTCGGTCGAGAGCGCGTGCCGCGTCCACGCATCACCGCCGGCTGCAGCCCCGGGGAGTTCGAGCGGATGGTCCGTAAAGGCAAGCGTTACATAAAGGAAGGCGACATCTTTCAAGTCGTACTTTCACAGCGCTGGCGCTTGGACGTCACGCAGTCAGGTCTTCAAGTGTATCGCCGGCTGCGGCGTATAAACCCCTCACCGTATATGTATTTCCTGAAATTCGGCGAGAATGCGATCATCGGTTCGTCGCCGGAGATGATGGTGCGGGTCGAGGACGGCGTGATCGAAACTCGCCCCATCGCGGGGACTCGGCCTCGTGGCAGAGACGAGCGCGAGGATGAAAGGCGCATTGCAGATTTACTGTCGGATAGCAAGGAGCTGGCGGAACATACCATGCTGCTGGACCTGGGCAGGAACGATATCGGCAGGGTCAGCCAGGCCGGGTCGGTGGCGGTTCGGGAGCAGATGGCGATAGAGAAGTACTCGCACGTTATTCATATGGTCAGTTCCGTTACGGGGCGACTCAAAGCGCGGCTGTCGCCGCTGGAGGGTCACTTTGCCTGTTTCCCCGCGGGAACGGTCTCGGGAGCGCCCAAAATCCGAGCCATGGAGATAATCGACGAGCTGGAGAACCGGCGACGGGGCGTCTACGCAGGGTCCGTCGCCTACCTGGATTTCTGGGGGAACCTGGATTCCTGCATTGCCATTCGAACGGTGGTCAAGCGCGACGACGCCTTTTTCGTTCAGGCGGGCGCCGGTATCGTGGCCGATTCCCGTCCCCGTCGGGAATATCACGAGACCGTGGCCAAGGCTTCGGCAATGATTGAAGCAGTCACGGGGGAGAAGGCGCCGTGA
- the trpC gene encoding indole-3-glycerol phosphate synthase TrpC: MTSILQQIAAAKRSEVEQLKTDRPVEQLKDSLPEAPAGRFRRALSGSAAVNIIAEIKKGSPSKGILREDFDPVRLARLYGEGGAAALSVVADEKYFFGSAKHVELVRNESSLPVLYKDFIIDAYQLYYSRAMRADAVLLIAALLAPGPLSHFLGLARELGLDCLVEVHGEDELKIALEAGADLIGVNNRNLEDFTVNLATSERLGRLIPAHVTRVSESGITAPGDIGRLRAVGYNNFLVGEALVTAGDPVTLLGSLRSA, translated from the coding sequence GTGACGTCGATTCTCCAGCAAATCGCGGCCGCAAAAAGGTCTGAGGTCGAGCAACTGAAAACGGACAGGCCGGTCGAGCAGTTGAAGGACAGTTTGCCGGAAGCGCCTGCCGGCAGGTTCCGACGGGCGTTATCCGGGAGCGCCGCTGTCAACATCATAGCGGAAATCAAGAAAGGATCGCCGTCAAAAGGTATTCTTCGCGAGGATTTCGATCCCGTGCGCCTGGCCCGGCTATACGGCGAAGGGGGAGCGGCAGCCCTGTCGGTTGTGGCCGACGAGAAGTATTTCTTCGGCAGCGCAAAGCACGTTGAACTGGTCAGGAACGAATCGTCCCTGCCGGTGCTGTATAAAGATTTCATTATCGATGCTTACCAGCTTTATTACTCGCGGGCCATGAGAGCCGATGCCGTGTTGCTGATTGCCGCGCTGCTTGCGCCCGGCCCGCTGAGCCACTTTCTGGGCCTCGCCCGGGAGCTTGGCCTGGACTGTCTGGTTGAGGTACACGGTGAGGATGAACTGAAGATCGCACTGGAGGCCGGTGCCGACCTGATCGGAGTAAACAACCGCAACCTCGAAGATTTCACCGTAAACCTGGCGACGTCGGAGCGTCTGGGCCGGCTCATCCCCGCGCACGTCACGCGGGTGAGCGAATCCGGTATTACGGCTCCCGGGGACATAGGCCGTCTGCGTGCGGTCGGGTACAACAATTTCCTGGTTGGCGAGGCGCTCGTTACGGCAGGCGACCCCGTCACCCTTCTTGGCTCGTTGAGAAGCGCATGA
- a CDS encoding ROK family protein: MGDNRVFAGIDIGGTSIKYGLVDSQGKVLFKEHRPTMVEKGAEPLMHLVTNIAESLLYHAAEEDYQVSCLGVGTPGAVEPKSGRVVGFAPNIDGWEGMKIGQILTERLNLPVLVDNDVNAMAVAESRFGAAVGYQSVVCVALGTGVGGAIILDGKLWRGSNHSAGEIGHLSINADGPACHCGNRGCVEAYCSSSAIMDRAKGKLERELTPAFKEVLNGSLDNLNIKKIFTAANRGDEVARAVIDETAKYLAVGLAGTVNLLNPEIVVIGGGIADGRGGFVESVSAEVRKRACGPATEHLRITTATLGNNAGFIGASILGEVVR, translated from the coding sequence ATGGGTGACAATCGAGTATTTGCCGGCATTGACATCGGGGGCACCAGCATCAAGTACGGTCTGGTCGACAGCCAGGGGAAGGTCCTGTTCAAGGAGCACCGTCCGACCATGGTCGAAAAGGGGGCCGAACCGCTCATGCACCTCGTCACCAACATTGCCGAGAGCCTGCTGTACCATGCGGCCGAGGAAGACTACCAGGTCAGTTGCCTGGGTGTCGGCACGCCCGGCGCCGTAGAGCCCAAATCAGGCCGAGTGGTTGGTTTTGCACCCAACATTGACGGCTGGGAAGGAATGAAGATCGGGCAGATCCTCACTGAACGCCTTAACCTGCCGGTTCTCGTTGACAATGATGTAAACGCCATGGCTGTGGCGGAGTCGCGTTTCGGGGCGGCGGTCGGTTATCAATCGGTTGTCTGTGTGGCTCTCGGCACGGGAGTCGGCGGGGCTATTATTCTGGACGGCAAGCTCTGGCGCGGTTCGAATCATTCGGCCGGCGAGATCGGGCATTTGTCCATAAATGCCGACGGTCCTGCCTGCCACTGCGGCAATCGCGGCTGCGTGGAGGCCTATTGCTCGTCATCGGCGATAATGGATCGCGCTAAAGGGAAACTGGAACGTGAGTTAACACCGGCATTTAAAGAAGTCCTCAACGGCTCGCTGGACAACCTTAACATAAAGAAGATATTCACCGCCGCCAACAGGGGCGACGAGGTAGCCAGGGCCGTGATAGACGAAACCGCGAAGTACCTGGCGGTCGGATTGGCCGGTACCGTGAACCTTCTCAATCCCGAAATCGTAGTAATAGGAGGCGGAATCGCCGACGGTCGGGGCGGGTTCGTGGAGTCGGTCTCCGCGGAGGTGCGAAAACGTGCCTGCGGCCCGGCCACCGAACACCTGAGGATCACGACGGCCACGCTCGGCAACAACGCGGGTTTCATCGGAGCGAGCATCCTCGGCGAGGTGGTTCGCTGA
- a CDS encoding phosphoribosylanthranilate isomerase produces MKRFHVKVCGITRAKDAERAAQLGGDMIGFIFFRPSPRYVTPARAHEICSCASPVLDRVGVFVDEDLETILRIARRVRLNIIQLHGKEPVRAVTRLQREGYRVIKAFGIAHARDYERLRASPADLVMLDAAAANLPGGTGRTFDWSVRPRPAIPNLVLAGGITARNVARGVKLFDPTVVDVNSGVESAAGVKSPRKLKEFFDVCNRLRYGG; encoded by the coding sequence ATGAAACGCTTTCACGTCAAGGTATGCGGTATCACTCGTGCAAAGGATGCCGAGCGGGCGGCTCAACTCGGCGGGGATATGATCGGTTTTATCTTTTTCCGCCCGTCACCGCGGTATGTTACGCCCGCCCGTGCGCACGAAATATGCTCGTGCGCCTCGCCTGTGCTTGACCGCGTCGGTGTCTTTGTCGATGAGGATCTCGAAACCATTCTTCGGATTGCCCGAAGAGTCCGCTTGAATATCATCCAGCTGCACGGAAAGGAACCGGTGCGGGCCGTCACCCGTCTCCAGCGGGAAGGGTACCGGGTGATCAAGGCGTTCGGGATTGCGCATGCCCGCGACTACGAACGGCTTCGCGCCAGCCCGGCCGATTTGGTCATGCTCGACGCGGCGGCGGCGAACCTTCCGGGCGGCACCGGCCGCACGTTTGACTGGTCCGTGCGGCCCCGGCCGGCAATTCCGAACCTGGTGCTGGCGGGCGGAATTACGGCCCGGAACGTCGCCCGGGGAGTGAAGTTGTTTGATCCGACCGTGGTTGACGTCAACTCCGGGGTGGAGAGCGCCGCCGGGGTCAAATCGCCGAGGAAATTGAAAGAGTTTTTTGACGTCTGTAATCGCTTGCGTTATGGTGGATAG
- the trpB gene encoding tryptophan synthase subunit beta yields the protein MVDRKKKLPDAAGRFGPYGGQYVPETVMYALHELERAYLRFKRDREFQAELRGHLSTFVGRPTPLYFAERLTRHLKGPRVYFKREDLAHTGAHKINNTVGQILLARRMKKKRIIAETGAGQHGLATVTVCARFGLPCVVYMGTEDMQRQAPNVEKMRLLGGDVVPVDTGSRTLKDATSEALRDWVTNVRTTFYIIGSVVGPHPYPMIVRDFQSIIGRETKRQARRILGRLPDCIIACIGGGSNAAGIFHDFLVDQSVKLIGVEAAGCGLNSRRHAATLARGRPGVLHGSYSYLIYDADGQVTLPHSVSAGLDYPGVGPEHAFLKDSGRVTYASAGDREALAAFKLVSRLEGIIPALETAHALAYLIRNRKRFGRRQNVVICLSGRGDKDMPILARLGELDP from the coding sequence ATGGTGGATAGAAAGAAAAAACTACCGGATGCCGCAGGCAGGTTCGGCCCGTACGGAGGGCAGTACGTGCCGGAAACGGTCATGTACGCGCTGCATGAACTGGAACGCGCCTACCTGCGCTTCAAGCGGGACCGCGAGTTTCAGGCCGAACTGCGCGGGCATCTGAGCACTTTCGTCGGCCGCCCCACGCCGCTGTATTTCGCGGAACGCCTGACCCGTCACCTGAAGGGCCCGCGCGTGTATTTCAAGAGAGAGGACCTTGCCCACACGGGCGCCCACAAGATCAACAACACCGTCGGGCAGATCCTGCTGGCGCGCAGGATGAAAAAGAAACGGATTATCGCCGAAACCGGCGCCGGACAGCACGGGCTGGCCACCGTTACCGTGTGCGCTCGATTCGGCCTGCCCTGCGTCGTATACATGGGGACCGAGGACATGCAACGGCAGGCGCCCAACGTGGAGAAGATGCGCCTTCTGGGTGGGGACGTCGTCCCGGTCGACACGGGATCGCGTACTCTCAAGGATGCCACCAGCGAGGCCCTTCGGGACTGGGTTACGAACGTCCGGACCACCTTCTACATTATAGGCTCGGTGGTGGGTCCGCACCCGTACCCTATGATAGTGCGGGACTTTCAGTCAATCATCGGTAGGGAAACGAAACGGCAGGCGCGGAGGATTCTCGGCCGGCTGCCGGACTGCATTATAGCCTGCATCGGTGGTGGTTCCAACGCCGCCGGTATTTTTCACGACTTCCTGGTCGATCAATCGGTGAAACTGATCGGCGTGGAGGCGGCGGGGTGCGGGCTGAACTCCAGGCGGCATGCAGCCACCCTTGCCCGGGGCAGGCCCGGGGTTCTGCATGGGTCGTACAGTTACCTTATATATGACGCCGACGGCCAGGTGACGCTGCCTCATTCCGTGTCGGCCGGACTTGATTATCCCGGGGTCGGGCCGGAGCATGCTTTCTTGAAGGACTCCGGCCGGGTCACGTATGCGTCAGCCGGCGACCGGGAAGCCCTGGCGGCGTTCAAGCTGGTATCAAGGCTGGAAGGCATTATCCCGGCCCTGGAGACGGCGCACGCCCTGGCCTACCTGATCAGGAATCGGAAGCGATTCGGCCGCAGGCAGAATGTCGTCATCTGTCTGTCCGGCCGCGGCGACAAGGATATGCCAATCCTTGCCCGGCTCGGGGAGCTTGACCCGTGA
- a CDS encoding aminodeoxychorismate/anthranilate synthase component II produces the protein MILMLDNYDSFTYNIVQYFAMLGAEPVVYRNDEISASDALAMQPRAILLSPGPGRPENAGVMNELVKLATSKVPILGICLGHQALAQVFGGRITYAPAPVHGKTSEIHHDGSTLFAGLDCPFQATRYHSLTVDASSLPSGFRTTAWTDDGVIMGLEHQSLRLYGVQFHPESIMTPCGKEIFRNFLETL, from the coding sequence GTGATACTGATGCTCGACAACTACGACTCCTTTACGTACAACATCGTACAGTATTTTGCGATGCTGGGTGCCGAGCCGGTGGTGTATCGCAACGATGAAATCAGCGCCTCCGACGCCCTCGCGATGCAGCCCCGGGCAATCCTGCTTTCGCCGGGACCCGGGCGGCCGGAGAATGCAGGTGTCATGAACGAACTGGTCAAGCTGGCCACCTCGAAAGTGCCGATCCTCGGGATCTGTCTGGGCCATCAGGCCCTGGCCCAGGTCTTCGGCGGCCGGATCACCTATGCGCCCGCGCCCGTGCACGGCAAGACGTCCGAGATTCATCATGACGGCTCCACGCTGTTCGCCGGATTAGACTGTCCCTTTCAGGCCACGAGGTACCATTCGCTGACGGTGGACGCGTCCAGCCTGCCGTCCGGTTTCAGGACGACCGCCTGGACGGACGACGGTGTCATCATGGGACTCGAGCATCAATCACTGAGGTTGTACGGCGTGCAGTTCCATCCCGAGTCGATCATGACGCCGTGCGGGAAGGAGATCTTTCGGAATTTCCTGGAGACGCTCTGA